One window of the Halobacillus litoralis genome contains the following:
- a CDS encoding GNAT family N-acetyltransferase produces the protein MLKKRDLHDAPVLFELMVHPEVFPYVRHRAASSDEFYFLTKQTIEAEDRGELISRTILDEWGQPIGTINLFDLTENKGFLATWLGRPYFGKGYNKLAKDAFFEELFFQLNIEAIFMKIRKTNVRSMKAALKIPYVTSANEAYPEVLSRINRIEDVYDLFVITKEQYLFHYYGDQEQNEEMLEA, from the coding sequence ATGCTGAAAAAGCGTGATTTACATGATGCCCCGGTTTTATTTGAATTGATGGTGCACCCCGAAGTTTTTCCTTATGTCCGCCATAGAGCTGCATCCAGTGATGAATTTTATTTTTTGACTAAACAAACGATTGAAGCAGAAGATCGGGGTGAATTGATTTCACGTACCATCCTTGATGAGTGGGGGCAGCCGATCGGGACCATCAATTTGTTCGACCTAACTGAAAACAAAGGCTTTTTGGCGACATGGCTCGGACGCCCATATTTTGGAAAGGGATACAATAAGTTGGCAAAGGATGCGTTTTTTGAAGAATTGTTTTTTCAATTGAATATCGAAGCTATTTTTATGAAAATCCGTAAAACAAATGTGCGTTCTATGAAAGCTGCCTTGAAAATACCTTATGTTACCTCAGCGAATGAAGCTTACCCTGAAGTTCTTTCCCGCATTAACCGCATCGAGGACGTCTACGATTTGTTCGTGATTACAAAAGAGCAATATTTATTCCATTACTATGGCGATCAGGAACAAAATGAAGAAATGTTAGAAGCATAA
- a CDS encoding RsiV family protein, whose product MRTFSIIMLMLCMILMHSGGVTAESQYKIVHKDQVTENWEIHADYPLFERLENEEMQEDINHKIVQKLEDTFRMVKRGANETMGVSSLYYEETTVYKEKKFYSVVMTSHITQGDRYNSTVTSINFDDMDDGSIKMLNDFVHMDRLNNEVKKVLESDPDMYIKEPFAGVRDNTAYYLQEDHLVLVFNKFEIAAGVHGTPEIILPIEGLLKENIHETNVPFPSYT is encoded by the coding sequence TTGAGAACCTTTTCGATTATTATGCTGATGCTTTGTATGATATTAATGCATAGTGGAGGCGTAACAGCTGAAAGCCAATACAAAATTGTGCATAAGGATCAAGTTACAGAGAATTGGGAAATCCATGCAGATTATCCGTTGTTTGAACGTTTAGAGAATGAAGAGATGCAAGAGGATATCAATCATAAGATTGTTCAAAAGTTAGAGGATACTTTTCGGATGGTGAAGAGGGGCGCAAATGAAACTATGGGGGTGTCTTCTCTTTATTATGAAGAAACTACGGTTTATAAAGAAAAGAAGTTTTATTCAGTTGTGATGACTTCCCATATTACTCAAGGAGACCGGTACAATTCAACTGTTACTTCCATTAACTTTGATGATATGGATGACGGTTCAATCAAAATGTTGAATGACTTTGTCCATATGGATCGCTTGAACAATGAAGTGAAGAAAGTACTCGAGAGTGATCCCGACATGTATATAAAAGAGCCCTTTGCGGGTGTGAGGGATAACACAGCTTATTACTTACAAGAGGATCACCTGGTACTGGTATTCAATAAGTTTGAAATCGCTGCAGGCGTCCATGGAACCCCCGAAATCATACTTCCTATCGAAGGGTTGCTGAAGGAAAATATTCATGAGACCAATGTGCCTTTTCCTTCTTACACTTGA
- a CDS encoding aliphatic sulfonate ABC transporter substrate-binding protein, with product MKKWLSIVTLALLSLVLAACGSDAGANSDGENTDEITIGYFPNINHVAGMVAEKQDLYSETLPDGTKVNYQYFPDGSSFMTAVETGDIQGGLVGPGPAMNHFTSGAKINVVAAGSTGGTVIMAREGAGISSPEDLAGKTFISPRVGCTHDVQFETMMHEEYGMTSDRIGGEMKHVTGKPATYASLFEAGNVDVATVPEPWASSIEEQGKGKVLVDTPDVAYGETLPAAVFVTSQELVENNPDMVESIVEAHKKATNFINENPEEAKQIAIDKIKEITDQELSKGVIDQAWERIDFTYEIEEKHLQEFANSSYELEFLKEKPDLTGLVDKSFLK from the coding sequence ATGAAAAAGTGGTTATCAATCGTCACTTTAGCTTTACTTAGCTTGGTATTAGCGGCATGCGGAAGTGATGCAGGTGCCAATTCTGACGGAGAAAATACAGACGAAATAACAATTGGTTATTTTCCTAATATCAATCACGTTGCCGGAATGGTAGCAGAGAAACAAGACCTTTATTCAGAAACCCTTCCTGATGGAACCAAAGTGAATTACCAGTACTTCCCTGATGGTTCTTCATTTATGACGGCAGTTGAAACAGGAGATATTCAAGGGGGGCTTGTCGGTCCAGGACCAGCCATGAACCACTTTACCAGTGGAGCCAAAATCAATGTCGTTGCAGCTGGTTCTACAGGTGGGACTGTGATTATGGCGAGAGAAGGAGCAGGCATTAGCTCACCGGAAGATTTAGCAGGCAAGACATTTATCTCTCCACGAGTCGGATGTACCCATGATGTTCAATTTGAAACGATGATGCATGAAGAGTATGGGATGACTTCCGATCGTATTGGTGGAGAAATGAAGCATGTCACAGGGAAACCTGCTACGTATGCAAGCTTATTTGAAGCGGGAAATGTGGATGTTGCTACAGTACCTGAACCATGGGCTTCCTCTATTGAAGAACAAGGGAAGGGTAAAGTCCTCGTAGATACACCAGATGTAGCTTATGGTGAAACATTGCCTGCTGCAGTTTTTGTTACCTCCCAGGAATTGGTTGAGAACAACCCTGATATGGTCGAAAGCATTGTAGAAGCTCATAAAAAAGCAACTAATTTCATCAATGAAAATCCTGAAGAAGCAAAACAAATAGCCATCGATAAAATTAAGGAAATCACAGATCAGGAGCTTTCCAAAGGAGTTATTGATCAAGCGTGGGAACGTATCGATTTTACGTATGAAATCGAAGAAAAACACCTCCAAGAGTTCGCAAATTCTTCTTACGAACTTGAGTTCCTTAAAGAAAAGCCGGATTTGACCGGACTTGTTGATAAAAGTTTCCTCAAATAA
- a CDS encoding ABC transporter permease, whose amino-acid sequence MNLAIKRIGFLVVVVGIWQLVFALGVFEDIVFPSPMKVGGALFEGFADGDFIKALGASFRHLFMGLSLAILFGTVIGVLLGKSKQSDETAGMYLIALQSIPSIVWVPLAIMLFGFSEFAVVFVVVLGGTFVMALNVRTAIHSVPPHLIRAARTMGTNGIPLFFRVEIPSSIPYFMTGLRLAWAFSWRALMAGELLSNGPGLGYSLRYAQDYARMDQVIAIIIIIGVIGAVVDQIVFSKLEKNVMKRWGLLKT is encoded by the coding sequence ATGAATTTAGCCATTAAAAGGATAGGATTTTTAGTCGTAGTCGTTGGTATTTGGCAACTGGTCTTTGCTTTAGGGGTGTTTGAAGATATTGTGTTTCCTTCTCCAATGAAAGTAGGCGGAGCTCTCTTTGAGGGATTTGCTGATGGAGATTTCATAAAAGCATTAGGCGCAAGTTTCCGACATTTATTTATGGGGTTATCGCTTGCCATCCTGTTCGGTACGGTGATTGGAGTATTACTCGGGAAATCTAAACAATCTGACGAAACTGCCGGGATGTATTTAATCGCTTTACAAAGTATCCCTAGTATCGTATGGGTACCTTTAGCAATTATGCTCTTTGGTTTCTCCGAATTCGCGGTAGTTTTTGTTGTTGTATTAGGGGGGACATTTGTTATGGCCCTTAATGTACGTACAGCGATTCACAGTGTGCCCCCACACCTAATCCGGGCTGCTAGAACGATGGGGACGAATGGGATCCCTCTTTTTTTCAGAGTAGAGATTCCATCAAGCATTCCTTATTTCATGACAGGACTTCGTTTAGCCTGGGCTTTCAGTTGGAGAGCCCTTATGGCCGGTGAACTGTTGAGTAATGGTCCTGGGTTAGGCTACTCGCTAAGGTATGCACAGGATTATGCACGAATGGACCAAGTGATTGCCATTATTATTATTATTGGAGTCATTGGTGCTGTTGTTGATCAAATCGTCTTTTCCAAGCTTGAGAAAAATGTGATGAAGCGCTGGGGTTTACTTAAAACATAG
- a CDS encoding ABC transporter ATP-binding protein, producing the protein MFLELNNVGKTFNGGGEESFEVFSDIDLGIEENQFVSLLGPSGCGKSTLLSMVAGLEEVTSGSIVLEGETIKKAGPDRGMVFQQPSLFPWLNVKENVLFPLKSSWPKKEAEERVDRFLQMVHLSRFKKNYTHELSGGMQQRVAIARALAMDPKILLMDEPFGALDEQTRHILHDELMKIWQETQKTILFVTHSIQEAIKLSDRVVVMGTRPGKVIADFKIDLPRPRRRENPDVIELERKVMNLLETEINKVLKEELSHEFSH; encoded by the coding sequence TTGTTTTTAGAGTTGAACAACGTAGGGAAAACCTTCAATGGAGGGGGAGAAGAAAGCTTCGAAGTCTTTTCTGATATTGACTTGGGTATAGAAGAAAATCAGTTCGTTTCTTTACTTGGTCCTTCAGGTTGCGGGAAATCCACATTGCTTTCAATGGTAGCTGGTCTTGAAGAGGTCACTTCAGGTTCCATCGTATTGGAAGGGGAAACGATAAAAAAAGCCGGACCCGATCGAGGGATGGTGTTCCAGCAACCATCGCTATTTCCCTGGTTGAACGTTAAGGAAAATGTGCTCTTTCCTCTGAAAAGTAGTTGGCCTAAAAAAGAAGCCGAAGAACGTGTGGACCGTTTTTTACAAATGGTTCATTTAAGTCGTTTCAAAAAAAACTATACACATGAACTATCAGGTGGGATGCAGCAGAGGGTAGCTATTGCCAGAGCGCTCGCGATGGATCCGAAAATACTCTTGATGGATGAACCTTTTGGAGCTTTGGATGAGCAGACAAGACATATCTTACATGATGAATTGATGAAGATTTGGCAGGAAACGCAGAAAACGATCTTATTTGTTACTCATAGTATACAAGAAGCTATAAAGTTATCGGATCGAGTAGTAGTGATGGGAACTCGTCCCGGTAAGGTGATCGCTGATTTCAAGATTGATCTTCCTCGACCAAGGAGAAGAGAAAATCCTGATGTCATCGAGCTGGAAAGGAAAGTAATGAATTTGCTTGAAACCGAGATCAATAAAGTGTTGAAGGAAGAGCTCAGTCATGAATTTAGCCATTAA
- a CDS encoding Lin0512 family protein produces MKEIIFIQTGTGIDVHGQNVTKASVRAVENAIHSNSMPGIQQALPDESLDNMKTHVKLAIPCDHDELNHKKIKEAVPYGDVDIKLVDGGMRTTSGVVLNEEDDHNDQMYIVNASIEVGY; encoded by the coding sequence ATGAAGGAGATTATTTTCATTCAAACTGGAACTGGCATTGACGTTCACGGTCAAAATGTTACGAAAGCAAGTGTGCGCGCTGTTGAAAATGCCATTCATTCTAACTCCATGCCAGGGATTCAACAGGCTTTACCTGACGAGTCTTTGGATAATATGAAAACCCACGTAAAACTAGCTATACCTTGTGACCATGATGAGTTGAACCATAAGAAAATAAAAGAAGCTGTCCCTTATGGAGATGTGGATATCAAGCTGGTAGATGGCGGTATGCGTACAACCAGCGGAGTAGTCTTAAATGAAGAAGACGATCATAATGACCAAATGTATATCGTCAACGCTTCAATCGAAGTCGGTTATTAA
- a CDS encoding Lin0512 family protein: MDQLMFIQTGMGTDVHGQNVTKASVRAIKNAIHTNSMPGIRSVLPDQSLDNMKINVKLALPCDHEKLDHEEIRAAIPYGEVTINVVDGGMLTTSGILLEEKEDKNDLMYIVNAAIEVGY, encoded by the coding sequence ATGGATCAATTGATGTTCATCCAAACTGGGATGGGGACCGATGTACATGGACAAAACGTAACGAAAGCTTCCGTTCGCGCTATCAAAAATGCAATACATACGAACTCGATGCCAGGAATCCGTTCAGTCCTTCCAGATCAGTCCCTCGACAACATGAAAATTAATGTGAAGCTCGCCCTTCCGTGTGATCATGAGAAATTAGATCATGAAGAAATCCGGGCAGCCATTCCTTATGGAGAAGTCACTATTAATGTGGTGGATGGTGGAATGTTGACGACGAGTGGAATATTATTAGAAGAAAAAGAAGATAAGAATGATTTGATGTACATCGTAAATGCGGCAATTGAAGTCGGCTATTAA
- a CDS encoding TraR/DksA C4-type zinc finger protein, with product MDYTHYKKQLEERKYEIEQRLIENNAFGLERGFASDMSSGELSQYDNHPADSGTELYEREKDLALLGHLKEELSDIEYSLQQMNQGTYGVCEKTGQTISEERLRAVPTARTIADMASNQEVSEDRPIEEEVLSDLENDYGRDTEDPAYNEQNAYEQVASFNQSSMTYDGSSVMDNQDGVGYAEAFEPFVSTDIHGYRGSDHVNFERNEHYEQYMDRADEAEESEDRE from the coding sequence ATGGATTACACACATTATAAAAAGCAATTGGAAGAACGTAAATATGAAATAGAACAACGTTTAATCGAAAATAATGCCTTTGGTCTGGAGCGTGGATTTGCAAGTGATATGTCCTCAGGAGAGCTTTCTCAATACGATAATCATCCTGCAGATTCAGGGACTGAACTTTATGAAAGAGAAAAAGATCTGGCATTGTTAGGACATTTGAAGGAAGAGCTGTCAGATATCGAGTATTCTTTACAACAAATGAACCAAGGGACTTACGGTGTTTGCGAAAAAACTGGTCAAACTATTTCTGAAGAACGCTTGAGAGCTGTGCCTACTGCACGGACAATTGCAGATATGGCATCGAATCAAGAGGTGTCTGAAGACCGTCCTATTGAAGAAGAAGTTCTTTCAGATCTTGAGAATGATTACGGGCGTGACACAGAAGACCCTGCATACAATGAACAGAATGCTTATGAACAAGTAGCTTCCTTCAATCAAAGCAGCATGACATATGACGGTTCATCTGTGATGGATAATCAGGATGGGGTTGGATATGCAGAAGCATTTGAGCCATTCGTATCAACGGATATCCACGGTTATAGAGGTTCTGATCATGTCAATTTCGAGCGTAACGAGCATTATGAGCAATATATGGATCGTGCGGATGAGGCGGAAGAATCTGAAGACCGTGAATAA
- a CDS encoding bifunctional cystathionine gamma-lyase/homocysteine desulfhydrase, with product MRKKTQLIHGGITGDEKTGAVSVPIYQVSTYAQDGVGQHRGYEYSRTGNPTRFALEELIKELEGGHRGFAFGSGMAAITAVLMTFNHGDHVIFTDDVYGGTYRLVSKVINRFGLEASFVDTSDRKNIEAAITEKTKAIFVETPTNPLLKITDLKEVSLLAEKHDLTFVVDNTFSTPYWQNPIDLGADIVVHSATKYLGGHSDVVAGLVVVNSEQLAEDVHFVLNSSGGILGPQDSWLLMRGIKTLGIRMEEIEANTRNFVEFLTSLPEVSNIYYPGLEEHKGSEVHQKQARGNGGMISFDVGSGEKADQVLRNVRYFTLAESLGAVESLISVPAMMTHASIPKERRADLGITDGLVRVSIGLEDIEDLKEDFLQALRK from the coding sequence ATGAGGAAAAAAACACAGCTGATTCATGGTGGAATTACGGGTGATGAAAAAACAGGGGCAGTCAGTGTTCCCATCTATCAAGTAAGTACGTATGCACAAGACGGCGTTGGCCAGCACCGGGGGTATGAGTATTCACGGACCGGAAATCCTACTCGATTCGCTTTGGAAGAGTTAATCAAAGAACTGGAAGGCGGCCACCGCGGATTTGCTTTCGGTTCTGGTATGGCAGCCATCACTGCTGTTTTGATGACATTCAATCATGGCGATCATGTCATCTTCACCGACGATGTTTATGGCGGGACTTACAGGCTTGTTTCAAAAGTGATCAACCGCTTTGGTTTAGAGGCAAGTTTTGTTGATACAAGTGATAGGAAAAATATTGAAGCAGCAATCACCGAGAAGACGAAGGCCATTTTCGTTGAAACACCAACGAATCCATTGTTGAAAATCACGGATTTGAAAGAAGTGTCTTTACTTGCTGAGAAACACGATTTAACTTTCGTCGTGGATAACACGTTCAGCACCCCGTACTGGCAGAATCCAATCGATTTAGGGGCAGATATCGTGGTGCATAGTGCAACGAAATATCTTGGTGGACATAGTGATGTTGTTGCCGGTCTTGTTGTCGTCAATTCTGAGCAGCTTGCTGAAGACGTACATTTTGTGCTTAATTCTTCTGGCGGAATTTTAGGCCCACAAGATTCTTGGCTGCTCATGAGAGGGATAAAGACTTTGGGGATTCGCATGGAAGAAATTGAAGCAAACACACGTAATTTTGTGGAATTTTTGACCAGTCTCCCAGAGGTGTCTAATATTTACTACCCCGGCCTTGAAGAGCACAAAGGTAGTGAGGTCCATCAGAAACAGGCACGAGGAAATGGCGGTATGATCAGTTTCGATGTCGGAAGTGGAGAAAAAGCAGACCAGGTTCTCCGCAACGTCCGTTACTTTACATTAGCTGAAAGCCTGGGCGCAGTGGAAAGTCTGATTTCAGTGCCTGCTATGATGACTCATGCCTCTATACCTAAGGAGCGGCGAGCAGATTTAGGCATCACAGATGGCCTCGTCCGGGTTTCAATCGGTCTTGAAGATATCGAGGACTTGAAAGAAGATTTCCTGCAAGCGTTAAGAAAATAA
- a CDS encoding PLP-dependent cysteine synthase family protein, with translation MSYVKNIQSLIGQTPMIELTHSAIPNQARIFAKLEFMNPGGSIKDRLGLKLIEDALQRRVLKPGGTIIEATAGNTGIGIALAAIGKGFRVIFVTPEKFSQEKQTLMRALGAEVVNTPTEKGMKGAIDKADELCHTIKDSFSPSQFNNQANPDAYYETLGPEIYSDLNDDIDIFIAGAGTGGTFMGAARYLKEQDEAIKTVIVEPEGSILNGGNAGPHRTEGIGMEFLPFYMNSQYFDAIYTISDEAAFRRVKELAMNEGLLVASSSGSVFEAALREAEQAEPGTRIVTIFPDSSERYLSQGIYEE, from the coding sequence ATGAGTTACGTGAAGAATATACAATCATTGATTGGTCAAACACCTATGATCGAACTCACTCATTCAGCAATCCCGAATCAAGCTAGAATTTTTGCTAAGCTTGAATTCATGAACCCAGGTGGTAGTATCAAAGACCGCCTGGGTTTAAAACTGATTGAGGACGCGTTGCAGAGAAGAGTATTGAAACCAGGTGGGACCATTATCGAAGCAACAGCAGGGAACACCGGGATTGGAATAGCCCTTGCAGCGATAGGAAAAGGATTTCGTGTGATATTCGTAACACCTGAAAAATTCAGTCAGGAAAAACAAACCCTGATGCGCGCACTTGGTGCAGAAGTCGTCAACACGCCGACGGAAAAAGGGATGAAAGGTGCGATTGATAAAGCTGATGAGCTTTGTCATACGATAAAAGACTCATTCAGTCCATCCCAGTTCAATAATCAAGCAAATCCTGATGCTTATTATGAAACGCTCGGACCGGAGATTTACAGTGATTTAAATGACGACATAGACATTTTTATTGCAGGCGCTGGGACGGGAGGGACGTTCATGGGGGCCGCTCGTTATTTGAAAGAGCAGGATGAAGCCATTAAAACGGTCATCGTCGAACCGGAAGGCTCTATTTTGAATGGCGGGAATGCCGGGCCGCATCGTACGGAAGGAATTGGTATGGAATTCCTCCCGTTTTATATGAACAGCCAATATTTTGACGCCATTTACACGATTTCAGATGAAGCAGCATTCAGGCGTGTAAAAGAACTTGCCATGAATGAAGGGTTGCTGGTGGCAAGTTCATCCGGATCCGTTTTTGAAGCGGCTTTAAGAGAAGCGGAACAAGCGGAACCAGGAACGCGGATTGTCACTATTTTTCCAGACAGTAGTGAACGTTATTTAAGTCAAGGAATATACGAGGAGTGA
- a CDS encoding S-ribosylhomocysteine lyase, which translates to MPKMNVESFNLDHTKVKAPYVRLVGVTEGDHGDKIYKYDLRIKQPNQEHMNMPALHSLEHLMAENSRNHHERIIDIGPMGCQTGFYLAVLNDDSYDNVLNVIENTLKDVLEAEEVPACNEVQCGFAASHSLEGAKELARELLNQRDEWTEVFQ; encoded by the coding sequence ATGCCTAAAATGAATGTAGAAAGTTTTAACCTGGATCACACGAAAGTGAAAGCCCCCTATGTACGTCTTGTCGGAGTTACTGAAGGAGATCATGGTGATAAAATTTATAAGTATGACCTTCGGATCAAACAGCCGAACCAAGAACATATGAACATGCCGGCATTACACTCTCTTGAACACCTGATGGCGGAAAATAGCCGTAACCATCATGAGCGGATCATCGATATCGGCCCAATGGGATGCCAGACAGGATTTTATTTGGCTGTATTAAATGATGACAGTTATGATAACGTGTTGAATGTCATTGAAAATACGTTGAAAGATGTTCTTGAAGCAGAAGAGGTACCAGCTTGCAATGAAGTACAATGTGGTTTCGCAGCTAGCCACAGCCTTGAAGGCGCAAAAGAGCTTGCAAGAGAGTTATTGAATCAACGTGACGAATGGACGGAAGTTTTTCAATAA
- a CDS encoding class I SAM-dependent DNA methyltransferase, giving the protein MGIEFVDLFNQWASSYDDTVAGKDPEYREVFEGYDEMLDRLAKLSISPVMEFGVGTANLTRKMVDQDKVVLGIEPSSEMRRIAKVKCPEAAIYDGNFLEYPHLLSPIRSIVSSFAFHHLTTEEKETAIKSFHGRLEKEGQVIFIDTLFENKDHKQSLVKNAEKSGFLNLAQDLQEEYYAYLEELKEMFINQGFKVNFEKLNKYAWLIQAKKGE; this is encoded by the coding sequence ATGGGGATCGAATTCGTCGACCTATTTAACCAATGGGCGAGTTCATATGATGATACAGTAGCTGGCAAAGATCCTGAATATCGGGAAGTATTTGAAGGGTACGATGAAATGTTGGATCGTTTAGCAAAACTATCCATATCCCCTGTTATGGAATTCGGGGTTGGCACGGCTAATCTGACACGGAAGATGGTCGACCAAGACAAAGTCGTTCTTGGTATCGAGCCTTCGTCGGAAATGCGGAGGATCGCCAAAGTCAAATGTCCGGAAGCTGCCATATATGATGGGAATTTTTTAGAGTACCCTCATCTGCTAAGCCCGATCCGTTCAATTGTCAGTTCTTTCGCTTTTCATCATCTGACAACAGAGGAAAAAGAGACTGCAATAAAAAGTTTTCATGGACGTTTAGAAAAAGAGGGGCAAGTCATCTTCATCGACACCCTTTTTGAAAATAAAGATCACAAACAATCACTGGTTAAAAACGCTGAAAAGAGTGGTTTCTTAAATTTAGCTCAAGATTTGCAGGAAGAATACTATGCCTATCTAGAAGAATTAAAAGAGATGTTTATAAACCAGGGTTTCAAGGTGAATTTTGAAAAATTGAACAAATACGCCTGGCTCATTCAGGCAAAAAAAGGAGAATGA
- a CDS encoding DEAD/DEAH box helicase — MKPFEQLGVPQHLSEKLKHQGIVTPTPIQEQSIPALMEGQDVIAQAQTGTGKTFAFLLPILKNINIESPHVQGIIITPTRELALQITHEVTKLKPDNAHVLAVYGGQDVAKQANKLDGKAHIVIATPGRMLDHLRRGTVSLGHVRHLVLDEADQMLEAGFLPDVQEILDQTSQDRQTMLFSATITQQVQNLGKKITKNPKRIVVKEEKVTVSNIKQLLYETTDRAKQDTLLQIMSEHRPFLAVIFCRTKRRAKKLNDAMVAKGYEVDELHGDLSQAKREKVMQRFRDAKIQYLVATDVAARGLDVEGITHVFNYDIPQDADSYIHRIGRTGRAGGKGIAITFAAPKDKQALQVIENKIDQKIERRKVKDLSPGKRENDERPRPKKKYNKRKR, encoded by the coding sequence ATGAAACCATTCGAACAATTAGGAGTGCCACAGCACTTATCAGAAAAACTTAAACATCAAGGAATTGTGACCCCGACCCCTATCCAGGAGCAATCGATTCCTGCATTAATGGAAGGGCAGGACGTTATCGCACAGGCACAAACCGGAACAGGAAAGACCTTCGCCTTTTTATTGCCGATTTTGAAGAATATTAATATAGAGAGCCCACATGTACAAGGGATCATCATCACGCCTACGAGGGAACTGGCACTTCAAATCACGCATGAGGTGACGAAATTGAAACCGGATAATGCTCACGTGTTGGCGGTTTATGGTGGACAAGATGTAGCCAAGCAAGCAAACAAGCTGGACGGCAAAGCACATATTGTCATCGCGACACCTGGACGTATGCTGGATCATTTGCGTCGCGGGACTGTGAGCCTTGGACACGTTCGTCATCTGGTTCTAGATGAAGCGGATCAAATGTTGGAGGCGGGCTTTCTTCCTGATGTCCAGGAAATTTTGGATCAAACCTCTCAAGATCGCCAGACCATGTTATTCTCAGCGACCATTACTCAACAAGTCCAAAACCTGGGTAAGAAAATCACCAAAAATCCAAAGCGGATTGTGGTTAAAGAAGAAAAGGTGACCGTATCTAACATCAAGCAACTGCTTTATGAAACAACAGACAGGGCAAAACAGGACACTCTCTTGCAAATCATGAGCGAACATCGTCCATTCTTAGCCGTGATCTTCTGCCGTACAAAGCGGCGTGCTAAAAAGTTGAATGATGCTATGGTTGCAAAGGGGTATGAGGTGGATGAGCTTCACGGTGATCTCTCGCAGGCTAAACGGGAAAAAGTGATGCAGCGTTTCCGTGACGCAAAAATTCAATATTTAGTTGCGACAGATGTAGCAGCAAGAGGACTTGACGTTGAAGGGATCACGCACGTGTTCAATTATGATATCCCTCAGGATGCAGATAGTTATATTCACCGGATCGGACGTACAGGTCGAGCGGGAGGCAAAGGCATAGCGATTACGTTTGCTGCTCCTAAAGATAAACAAGCCCTCCAAGTCATAGAGAATAAAATCGATCAAAAAATAGAAAGACGCAAAGTAAAGGACCTTTCCCCAGGAAAAAGAGAAAATGACGAGAGGCCGCGTCCTAAGAAGAAATATAATAAACGAAAAAGGTAG